The Triticum urartu cultivar G1812 unplaced genomic scaffold, Tu2.1 TuUngrouped_contig_5591, whole genome shotgun sequence genome includes a window with the following:
- the LOC125529427 gene encoding 3-ketoacyl-CoA synthase 6-like, with product LAVGGEPLRALWPIHLLMPIVLPTVAATVYLAYRPIATYLVDYACFRPSPNCRFPRAALLEHAHMSTFLADSTINFIARVLEHSGLSDETCVPPALSYIEPYCSLDEARAEVELVVFSVVDDLLAKTRIDLDTIDILVTNCSVFSPVPSIADMIVSRYKLRGDLRVINLSGMGCSATVTAVGLARNILEVMPFGSQALVVSTETIGPNHYAGNNRSMQLVNILFRMGGAAVLLSSSRSKARFRLTHVVRTITASDDNAYRCVYQEEDDEGIKGANLSKNLMAIAGDALKANITAMGPLVLPTSELIKFLLVSLARKVFLGRRIRPYIPNFRTAFKHFCIHVGGPAVISSVQRGLNLSDEHVEPSRMTLHQFGNQSSASVWYELGYIEAKGRMLKGNRVWMIGFGAGYECNSAVWVCIRTCTSHGDHGPWASCIHRYPLDVQK from the coding sequence CTTGCCGTGGGGGGGGAGCCACTTCGTGCCCTCTGGCCAATCCACCTACTCATGCCCATTGTTCTTCCAACTGTTGCAGCTACTGTCTACCTGGCATATCGCCCTATAGCCACATACCTTGTTGACTATGCTTGCTTCCGGCCTAGCCCCAACTGTCGATTCCCAAGGGCGGCCTTACTCGAGCATGCACATATGTCGACCTTCCTTGCCGATTCTACCATTAACTTCATAGCACGAGTTCTTGAGCACTCCGGTCTTAGTGATGAGACTTGTGTTCCACCGGCACTTTCTTACATTGAGCCATATTGTAGTCTGGATGAAGCCCGCGCCGAAGTAGAACTGGTCGTCTTCTCAGTGGTTGATGATCTACTGGCTAAGACGAGGATTGACCTTGATACGATTGACATTCTGGTCACTAACTGCAGTGTCTTTTCACCTGTTCCATCGATCGCCGACATGATTGTCAGCAGGTATAAGCTGCGAGGTGACCTTCGCGTCATCAACCTCTCGGGGATGGGTTGCAGTGCAACAGTAACTGCAGTTGGGCTTGCAAGGAACATCTTGGAGGTCATGCCTTTTGGATCGCAAGCGCTAGTGGTGTCAACGGAGACCATCGGACCCAACCACTATGCGGGTAACAACCGCTCCATGCAGTTGGTTAATATCTTGTTCCGCATGGGCGGTGCAGCCGTCCTGTTATCGAGTTCTAGGTCCAAGGCTAGGTTCCGCCTCACACATGTTGTGCGGACGATCACTGCTAGCGATGACAATGCCTACCGGTGCGTCTACCAAGAGGAAGATGACGAGGGAATCAAGGGCGCCAATCTGTCAAAGAACCTCATGGCTATTGCTGGAGACGCTCTCAAGGCCAACATCACGGCCATGGGGCCACTTGTCTTGCCTACATCAGAGCTGATCAAGTTTCTTCTTGTCTCCTTGGCGAGGAAGGTGTTCCTTGGGAGGAGGATAAGGCCTTACATTCCCAATTTCCGTACAGCGTTCAAACACTTCTGCATCCACGTTGGTGGACCAGCGGTGATCAGCTCGGTACAACGTGGCCTTAATCTATCCGATGAGCATGTCGAGCCTTCACGAATGACACTGCATCAATTCGGAAATCAGTCAAGTGCATCTGTGTGGTACGAGTTGGGATACATAGAAGCCAAGGGTCGAATGCTAAAAGGTAATAGGGTCTGGATGATTGGTTTCGGAGCTGGATATGAATGCAACTCCGCAGTGTGGGTGTGCATCCGTACATGTACATCTCACGGTGACCATGGGCCATGGGCTAGTTGCATCCATCGATACCCACTAGATGTGCAGAAATAA